In Patagioenas fasciata isolate bPatFas1 chromosome 2, bPatFas1.hap1, whole genome shotgun sequence, a single window of DNA contains:
- the COMMD3 gene encoding COMM domain-containing protein 3, which translates to MELSPYAQGGWRLLGDPRRFPCRPYAALLRAAFRSLLEHPHAGLDDPDLKDIDPTVLKHCHAAAATCILEAGKQKADISAISTCLEDCKLDKERIEQFCTEYQKNKDALEILLGSIGRSPLHITDVSWRLEYQIKSNQLHKTYQPSYLVTLNVENSDSGSHPDVSFSCTMEQLQDLVGKLKDAAKSLERATQL; encoded by the exons ATGGAGCTGTCGCCCTACGCGCAGGGCGGGTGGCGGCTGCTGGGCGATCCCCGCCGCTTCCCCTGCCGCCCGTACGCCGCGCTGCTCCGCGCCGCCTTCCGTAGCCTCCTGGAGCACCCGCATGCCGGGCTGG ACGATCCAGACCTGAAAGATATTGACCCTACGGTATTAAAACATTGCCATGCTGCGGCTGCAACGTGTATTCTGGAGGCAGGAAAGCAGAAAGCCGACATATCAGCTATAAG CACGTGTCTAGAAGACTGTAAACTGGATAAAGAGAGAATAGAACAATTTTGCACCGAATATCAG aaaaACAAGGATGCATTGGAAATCCTGTTGGGAAG CATAGGCAGATCTCCTCTCCATATAACTGATGTGTCTTGGCGCTTGGAATATCAAATCAAG agcAATCAGCTTCATAAAACTTACCAGCCTTCCTACTTGGTGACCTTAAATGTAGAG aACAGTGATTCAGGATCACACCCAGATGTTAGTTTTAGTTGCACGATGGAACAATTACAG GATTTAGTTGGAAAACTGAAAGATGCTGCAAAAAGTCTAGAGAGAGCGACTCAGTTGTGA
- the BMI1 gene encoding polycomb complex protein BMI-1, with the protein MHRTTRIKITELNPHLMCVLCGGYFIDATTIIECLHSFCKTCIVRYLETSKYCPICDVQVHKTRPLLNIRSDKTLQDIVYKLVPGLFKNEMKRRRDFYAAHPSADAANGSNEDRGEVADEDKRIITDDEIISLSIEFFDQNRLERKGNKEKEKSKEEVNDKRYLRCPAAMTVMHLRKFLRSKMDIPNTFQIDVMYEEEPLKDYYTLMDIAYIYTWRRNGPLPLKYRVRPTCKRMKISHQREGLNNSGELESDSGSDKASSPAGGIPSTSSCLPSPSTPVQSPHPQFPHISSTMNGTSSSPSSNHQSSFTNRARKTSINGSSATSSG; encoded by the exons ATGCACCGAACAACCAGAATCAAAATAACCGAGCTAAACCCCCATCTCATGTGCGTGCTCTGCGGCGGGTACTTCATTGATGCAACAACCATCATAGAGTGCCTCCACTCCT TCTGTAAGACCTGTATCGTGCGTTACTTGGAGACCAGCAAGTATTGTCCTATCTGTGATGTCCAAGTTCACAAAACTCGGCCGCTTTTGAATATAAG gtCAGATAAAACTCTCCAAGATATTGTATACAAGCTAGTACCAGGCCTTTTCAAAA ATGAAATGAAAAGAAGAAGGGATTTTTATGCTGCTCATCCGTCGGCTGATG CTGCCAATGGCTCTAATGAAGACAGGGGAGAAGTGGCTGACGAAGACAAAAGAATTATAACAGACGACGAGATAATAAGCTTATCCATTGAATTCTTTGACCAGAATAG ACTGGAACGAAAAGGaaataaggagaaagaaaaatcaaaggaagAG GTGAATGACAAAAGATATTTACGCTGCCCAGCAGCAATGACAGTGATGCATCTAAGAAAGTTCCTGCGAAGTAAAATGGATATACCTAACACTTTCCAG ATCGATGTGATGTATGAAGAGGAACCTCTGAAGGACTACTATACCCTCATGGACATTGCCTACATCTATACCTGGAGGCGG AACGGGCCTCTCCCCCTGAAATACCGGGTCAGACCTACTTGCAAGAGGATGAAGATCAGTCACCAGAGGGAAGGCTTGAATAACAGCGGGGAGCTGGAAAGTGACTCTGGGAGCGACAAGGCGAGCAGCCCGGCAGGAGGCatcccctccacctcctcctgttTGCCCAGCCCCAGCACACCGGTCCAGTCTCctcacccccagttccctcaCATCTCCAGCACCATGAATggcaccagcagcagccccagcagtaaCCATCAGTCCTCCTTTACCAACAGAGCACGGAAAACATCGATAAATGGCTCCTCGGCCACTTCATCTGGTTGA